From a single Brassica napus cultivar Da-Ae chromosome C9, Da-Ae, whole genome shotgun sequence genomic region:
- the LOC106389237 gene encoding reticulon-like protein B3 gives MAEEHKHEESIMEKIAEKIHGHDNSSSSDSDDEKKASSIKTKIYRLFGREKPVHKVFGGGKPADIFLWRNKKVSGGVLGAATLSWILFELLQYNLLTLFGHVSILALAVLFLWSSATTFIHKTPPHIPEVHIPEDVVLQLASGLRIEINRGFTLLRNIALGRDLKKFLMVVAGLWVLSKVGSSCNFLTLIYIATVLLFTVPVLYEKYEDKVDDFGEKAMKEIKKQYAVLDEKVLSKVMSKIPRGAFNKKKD, from the exons ATGGCGGAAGAGCACAAGCACGAGGAATCGATCATGGAGAAGATCGCGGAGAAGATCCATGGCCACgataactcttcttcttcagattcaGATGACGAGAAGAAAGCGTCGTCTATCAAGACGAAGATCTACCGCCTCTTCGGAAGAGAAAAGCCTGTCCACAAGGTCTTCGGTGGCGGAAAAC ctgCCGACATATTCCTATGGAGGAACAAGAAGGTATCAGGAGGAGTGTTGGGTGCTGCAACTCTCTCCTGGATCTTATTCGAGTTACTCCAATACAACCTCCTCACTCTCTTCGGTCACGTCTCGATCCTTGCTCTCGCTGTGTTGTTCTTGTGGTCTAGTGCTACTACCTTCATTCACAA GACGCCTCCTCATATTCCTGAAGTGCACATCCCCGAGGATGTTGTTCTCCAGCTTGCCTCTGGGCTCAGGATTGAAATCAATCGTGGTTTTACTCTTCTTAGGAACATCGCATTAGGAAGAGATCTCAAGAAGTTCCTTATG GTTGTTGCTGGGTTGTGGGTTTTGTCCAAAGTTGGTAGCTCATGCAACTTCTTGACCTTGATCTATATCG CAACTGTTCTTCTCTTCACTGTCCCCGTGCTTTACGAAAAGTATGAGGATAAAGTAGATGACTTTGGTGAAAAGGCAATGAAGGAGATCAAGAAGCAATACGCGGTGCTCGATGAGAAGGTTTTGAGCAAGGTGATGAGCAAAATCCCCAGAGGAGCCTTCAACAAGAAGAAGGATTAG